The following proteins are encoded in a genomic region of Procambarus clarkii isolate CNS0578487 chromosome 23, FALCON_Pclarkii_2.0, whole genome shotgun sequence:
- the LOC138367820 gene encoding uncharacterized protein, with protein MRQVCQVTEGEMRDRYARFTTTTVITHHRPFFYRYNHHRHFTNVISATVSTTTVTTIIITTEAITTTTVTTTTLTITPVTIITVATLTVTTTIVTTITVTTITSSTVTTTTVTTVTFTTTVTTVTFTTTTIATTTITTIAVTTLTVTSTTVTTTTVTTTTVTTTNVTTTTVKSTNIPTTVTTNTVISTTVTTSTVTNISTTTKKQKPRLLLSATNVAFSSTPRAPEYRH; from the exons ATGAGACAGGTGTGTCAGGTGACTGAAGGAGAGATGAGAGACCGGTATGCCAG atttactaccaccactgtcattaCCCACCACCGTCCCTTCTTTTATCGTTATAACCATCACCGTCACTTCACCAACGTCATTTCTGCCACAGtctctaccaccactgtcactaccattattatcactaccgaggctatcactaccaccaccgtcactaccaccactctcactatcacCCCCGTCACTATCATCACCGTCGCTACAttaacagtcactaccaccatcgTCACTACCATTACCGTCACAACTATCACAAGTTCCACCGTCACTACAACCACTGTCACTACCGTTACCTTCACAACTACTGTCACTACCGttaccttcacaaccaccaccatcgctaccaccaccatcactaccatcgcaGTCACTACCCTAACCGTcacttccaccactgtcactaccaccactgtcactaccaccaccgtcactaccaccaatgtcactaccaccaccgtcaaaTCCACTAATATCCCTACCACCGTCACTACTAACACCGTTATTAGCACAACTGTCACTACCTCAACCGTCACTAACATATCTACCACCACCAAGAAACAAAAGCCAAGACTATTACTCAGTGCCACCAACGTGGCTTTCAGCAGCACTCCTAGAGCACCTGAATACCGCCATTAA